The following are from one region of the Lytechinus variegatus isolate NC3 chromosome 4, Lvar_3.0, whole genome shotgun sequence genome:
- the LOC121412932 gene encoding capping protein inhibiting regulator of actin dynamics-like, translated as RKEEEERIEEERRRQEAVEEERRKEDSQERVWKRVGRSKIDEIDEEIIEERRKLQESREKEEEERQLDEEGKQLEEEKRKIEEEERRLEEEKRKLERRKRDKEAKQRRQEEERLEKERELEKKRLEEEKRLKAEIRQIEKNSEGNTDETPECRVVELVSDKKTISINLPECQNDQIQIVTKVTIATSYYVKTKNGYVLKRRLIDSHYPEKRPKVTK; from the coding sequence aggaaagaggaggaggaaagaatcGAGGAGGAAAGAAGGCGGCAGGAAGCAGTAGAggaagaaaggaggaaggaggaTAGCCAGGAAAGAGTTTGGAAAAGGGTTGGTAGGAGCAAGATAGACGAGATAGATGAGGAGATCATAGAAGAAAGACGGAAACTACAGGAAAgtagggagaaagaagaagaagagagacaACTCGATGAAGAAGGAAAGCAGCTAGAAGAGGAGAAGCGGAAgatagaggaggaggagagaaggttagaagaagagaagagaaaattagaGAGAAGGAAACGTGACAAGGAAGCAAAGCAGAGAAGACAGGAAGAAGAGAGGctagagaaagaaagggagctTGAGAAGAAGAGATTAGAAGAGGAGAAGAGACTGAAGGCAGAGATAAGACAGATTGAAAAGAATTCAGAAGGCAACACAGATGAGACCCCAGAATGCAGAGTTGTTGAACTTGTCAGTGATAAGAAGACTATTTCCATAAACCTTCCTGAATGCCAGAATGACCAGATCCAAATAGTTACCAAGGTTACGATTGCCACATCTTACTATGTCAAGACAAAGAATGGATATGTTCTAAAAAGAAGATTAATTGACTCTCACTATCCAGAGAAAAGAccaaaagttacaaagtaa